The Syntrophomonadaceae bacterium genome window below encodes:
- the tadA gene encoding tRNA adenosine(34) deaminase TadA has product MEHFFFMQEALREAEQAMAMGEVPIGALLVKDNRIIARGRNTKETEQDPTGHAEINVIKAGAKALQSWRFSGTTLYVTLEPCAMCAGAIVQARIPVLVYGASDPKAGAVDSVMNLVQHPRLNHQVHVLSGIMEEECRELMRRFFAELRG; this is encoded by the coding sequence ATGGAACACTTTTTTTTTATGCAGGAAGCCCTGCGGGAAGCCGAGCAGGCTATGGCCATGGGAGAGGTGCCGATTGGGGCGCTCCTGGTTAAAGATAACCGGATAATTGCCAGGGGGCGTAACACCAAAGAAACCGAACAGGACCCTACGGGCCATGCCGAGATTAATGTTATCAAGGCTGGGGCAAAAGCATTGCAGAGCTGGCGTTTTAGCGGCACAACCCTCTATGTTACACTGGAGCCATGTGCCATGTGTGCCGGAGCAATTGTGCAGGCCCGCATTCCGGTGCTGGTTTACGGGGCTTCTGACCCCAAGGCGGGAGCGGTTGACTCGGTAATGAACCTTGTGCAACATCCCCGCTTAAACCACCAGGTCCATGTCCTATCTGGTATCATGGAGGAAGAGTGCCGGGAGCTCATGCGGCGTTTCTTTGCGGAGCTAAGAGGGTAA